Proteins from one Algicella marina genomic window:
- a CDS encoding VOC family protein — MSLAVKDLEASRVFYGRLGFEVFAGQAEHGYLILKNGEHLIGLFQGMFERNILTFNPGWDQSAGEVSGFEDVRDIQARLKAEGVEIAQEADPEGDGPASFVVVDPDGNPVLIDQHVGRPKG; from the coding sequence GTGAGCCTGGCGGTCAAGGATCTGGAGGCCTCGCGGGTCTTTTACGGCAGGCTGGGCTTCGAGGTGTTCGCCGGGCAGGCGGAGCACGGCTACCTGATCCTGAAGAACGGGGAGCATCTGATCGGTCTGTTTCAGGGCATGTTCGAGCGCAATATCCTGACGTTCAATCCGGGATGGGACCAGAGCGCCGGCGAGGTGTCCGGGTTCGAGGACGTGCGGGACATTCAGGCGCGGCTGAAGGCCGAGGGGGTGGAGATCGCGCAGGAAGCCGACCCGGAGGGCGACGGGCCCGCAAGTTTCGTGGTGGTGGACCCGGACGGCAACCCGGTGCTGATCGACCAGCATGTTGGGCGGCCGAAGGGGTGA